CAACTGCCGTTGGACAGGGTGCCATGGCTGGGAGGAGAATTATTGAATTCATAAGAAACAATTCCTAAAAAACGGGCAAATTTCCCTGAAAAACGGGCAAAAAACGCATGTTTTCGAGGGAAACAACTTGCATACAGTATTTACCTTGTTTTAGTACATATTGAAAATATTTACAATTAGTGATAAAATATGACCACGCCTAAAAGTAAAATAGTTGCTTGAATAGGAGATATAATATGTTTGTCATATTTATTTTATTGTGGATAATTTCTATTCTGTTAATTTATGCAAACCCTAAAGAATACTGGGCGTGGTGTGCCAGCCTCTGCCTGCTATTTAACGGCTTTGGCGGGTTGGCGGCGGTTATAAGTGAAAATTTTATTCCATTTATACAAGGTTATGGCAATGAAAATCTGATTCTGGCCAGCCGTATACTTAAGGGTACAGCCGATATTTTTCAGCATTACTTTGCTACATATCTATTTTTGGTTTTTGTTCTTCTATTTACAAACTTCCTTAATATTCAAATAAAATCAAAGGTTAAAAAAGTAGTTGTGGCTGTTTTGTCCCTTCCAAGTCTTCTCATGCTTTTCATTTATCCTATTACTCCCGATTTTAATCCCGATTACAGAATCTTATCTTGTTGGGTATGTGCCTATACTCTTCTGGGCAGTGTAATTCTTATAATAAGTATAATTAAGGAAAGGGATGACTATACCAAAACCCAGAGAATTCTCACAGCTTTATTTGCACTACCGTCTACAATCTGCATTCTCTGGACAAGTTATATATCGGTGGCTATGGGGTATACAAATGTTTGGCAGATTAATGTATGGGTAATAGCCGGTGAATTCATTTTGTTTTTTGTCTTCTGTATAAAATACGGAATGTTAGGGATACATTTCAAAATAGAAAGAATAAATATTGACAACAATATAAATTCTGTTATCGGTGGGATGAGTATTGTCTCACATGCAATAAAAAATGAAGTTTCAACTATTAATCTATGTGTAGAAACTATTATGTGCGTTGAAAAAACAAGCCCCGGAATGGATAAAAAATTATCTATTATAAAGGATTCCTGCAAAAATCTTTTGGAGTTCACCAGAAAACTTAACGAAATAAAGCTGTATAAGATGAATTTTAAACCGTGTCTTTTAAGTGAAATTATATCAAAAGTAATAAATCAGGTTGCACCTTCTATCTGCGAAAAGAATATACGGATTATTAATACCAGCAAAATAGATATTACTATGCTCATTGACCCCGTTCACGTATCAGAAGTTTTGAAAAATCTTATTATAAATGCTATTGAAGCTATCCAGACGGAGGG
This region of Clostridium sp. BNL1100 genomic DNA includes:
- a CDS encoding HAMP domain-containing sensor histidine kinase, which translates into the protein MFVIFILLWIISILLIYANPKEYWAWCASLCLLFNGFGGLAAVISENFIPFIQGYGNENLILASRILKGTADIFQHYFATYLFLVFVLLFTNFLNIQIKSKVKKVVVAVLSLPSLLMLFIYPITPDFNPDYRILSCWVCAYTLLGSVILIISIIKERDDYTKTQRILTALFALPSTICILWTSYISVAMGYTNVWQINVWVIAGEFILFFVFCIKYGMLGIHFKIERINIDNNINSVIGGMSIVSHAIKNEVSTINLCVETIMCVEKTSPGMDKKLSIIKDSCKNLLEFTRKLNEIKLYKMNFKPCLLSEIISKVINQVAPSICEKNIRIINTSKIDITMLIDPVHVSEVLKNLIINAIEAIQTEGVIKVNTEFINNKKLCITVSDNGVGIPKDFINKVMTPFFSTKKGKNNYGLGLSYCFKVMKSHNGSLQVKSKENQGTEMCLIFPFNKVVHVYNKSLPQTKNYNT